Below is a window of Geomonas oryzisoli DNA.
CCAGGGGGAGGTGCCGGGGAACTCACCGAATTCGGGAAGGAGCTGCCAGCCGATGATGTTGGTGATCACCTCGCGGTGCTCGCTCTCCTCGCGCTGGTGGCGGTGCGCCCAGCTCCCCAGCTGCGCCGCAAGGATGCGGCTCAGGTTGGCATAGAGCAGGGGCATGGCCTCCAGCAGTTCCTCGAAGTGTTCCCGGGTGAGACGGGCGGCCTGAACCTCGGTGATCGCGCGCACGTCGGCGGAGCGCATCTCGTCGGTGAGGATGGCGCGCTCGCCGATCACGTTGCCGATGCCGAGCTCGGTGAGGTTGAGGATCTGCCCGGAGCGGTCCAAAAGCTCCACCCGGATCCTCCCGGAGAGGATCACGTAGAGCTCCTGTGCCGGCTCGTGCCTGGCCAGGATGACGTCGCCCGCGGCGAAGTCGCGCAGCTCCAGGCGCTGCGCGATGCGCTGCAGGTCGTTTTCGTTGAGGCCGCTGAAAAGGCGGATGCCCGAAATGGTCTCGGAACTGATTGAAGCCATCGTTCTCCCGGCTTCGGCAGGAGGTTACCCGGTGCGGTGGCGCTTGGCCCGGGGCGGGCTGCCGAAGAGGGTTACGATGGTAGCGTAAAAGGCGGGGCAGTGTCTAAAACGTATACCGCGCAAAGGGTTGCGGGCGCGTATACGTCGATCCACTCTCCCCCTCCCGCAAGGTTCATCCGGGAATTTCGGGGGCGCGGAAAGTGTGACCTACGAAGTGGTGCACGTGAACCAGAGCTCCCCCCCTTGCGAAGGGGGGACGGGGGGGATTTGCCTTGGTTTCACGCCGTTGGTGTGGTGAAGCTGGCTATTCTATTGAAACTTTTGCGGAAGGGCCAAACAGAGGCAAAATCAAATCCCCCCTATCCCCCCTTCGCAAAGGGGGGGACTGTGATGCTTGTGCAACCTTGTGGCCAGCTACGGCAAAGCGCCTCGGAATTCCCGGATGGACCTGCCGCAAGGGGAGGGGGAGTGTCCGATGGCGCCGGCGTCACCAACTGCGGCGTAATGCCGCCACCAGGCGGCGCGCGCCGTGCAGCGCGCCCAAGGGGCCCTTGTCGGAGCCGTAGGGGAGATCGCCGCCGACGGTGACCTTCCAGGTGTCGGTGACGTTGTAGCCGACCTCACCCTTCAAGAGGCCGTCGCCACGCGTGAGGCCGCAGTCCCAAACCAGTTTCCAGACGCCCCACTCCTCGGTCTGGTTCCAGGCGACGATGAGTGCGGGGAGCAGGCCGCGGTCGAAGAGGAGGGTCGGATCGACCGGCGGATCGATGGCGTTGCCGGCCAGGGTGATCAGGAGCGTGCCGTCGCCGAAGCCGCGCTCGACGCTCAAGGTGCCGATCAGGGCGTCGCCCAGTTCCCGGTCCGCCGAGAAGAGGGCGGCCACCTCGCCGCGCAGGACGTAGGGCCCGGCCACCCGCGACACCTCGACGCCGACGCCGTGCTCGCGCGGGTAGCGCCGTCCGACCGAGATCACCGGGACCGGACCGGTCTGCAGCGCAGGGTCAAGGGAGAACTCGAGAATGGGGGCGGGACGCACGCCGCTTCGTGCCCAGACGCCGAGGTCCCAGTCGCCGTGGGTCGCCAGGAGGCGCAAGGCGGCGAAGCCGGGAAGCGGCGGTTGATCATCCTTCTCGTAGAATCGGGTCCCTTCCGGAAGGGCGCCCGACGCGATGGGCGCGTTGCGGCTGCCCAGGGGGGGGAGGCGCCAGGGTGTGGTCACCGGCACCAGCACCGCCTGGTAACGCAGGTTCTCTTCCTGTCCGCTCAGGCGGATGGCCCACAGCGGCAGCTTCTCATCGGCAAAGGGATCGGTGACGTCGCGGGGGAGGAAGGCGTCGGCGGGGGAGTAGCCGTCGGTCTTGCCCCAGCCGAGCTGGAAGCGCCCGAGCTCCAGGTCGTGCGACGGGGCGAGCGGGACGCGCAGCCAGAGCTCCGGGACCGAGATAGGCGGCCGGCGGAGCTTTCGGTCGGCGGGGTCGAAAACCAGGGGGGTCGTCTGCGGCGCGGTGAGCCATTCGGCGCGCAGGGAGGCGGTGAACTGGCTCTCGGCGAGGCGCTGCTCCCACTTGTTGTAGAGCGTGCCCCAGCCGGCGCCGTACGGTTCGCCGGAGAAGCGCTCACCGTAGGCAAACCCCTTCAGCTCCGCGTAGCCTGAGAACCCTTCGGCCAGCGCGGAGCAGGGGAGGAGGAGCAGGAAAAGGATTAGGAGCCGGGTTATCAATCGCCCCCCTCGCGGGTCAGGTTCTGCAACGTGAAGCGGCTGGCGGGCTGGGGACGGTTGAAGGAGATCTGCTTCAAGGTCACCGTGGTGTGGCTTCCCTTCTTCAGGTCGGTCATCTCCATGCGCGCGGCGACGTAGTGCCCCTCGACGTTCTTGATGTCCGAGAGGATCAGGCGCTTGGCCGGCTCCTTGTCACCCTTCCTGATCAGGTCCTCGCGCACCAGGTAGAGGATGTCCTTTCTCAGGTAGAGGATCCGCTTCTGGTAGATGGACTTGCCCCCTTTCTCCAGCGGGATGGCGGTGATGACCCAGCAGGGCTGGCCGTCCAGCGTTTCCTCGCCCTGCAGTGCGACCTTGTACTTCTCGTGGTCGAACTCCTCCATGTCCTCGTAGTTGAAGTCGGTGCCCACGAAGGAGGCGTCGCGGTCCTGCGGAGCGATGCGCCGCTCCCGTTTCATGGAGGGGAGGTAGAGCCACTGGTCCGGGTTGTCCGAGCCCGGCCGCGGCAGGGAGAGAAAGCCGACCCCCTTCACCTCGGGAGGATCGGTGAAGCGGATCAGGTTCTTCGAGTCGCCCGCGTACCCCTGGCGATAGCTGTTCCACCCCTTCTTGCGGACCTTCCCCTCCTTGTTGACCACGGTGAGGTCGCCTGAGTACTGCTGGGTCTTGGTGCGGTGCCGGCTCTCGGATTCCTTCAGGAGCGCGCGGGCATCCAGCGCGGCGAGGGCCGGGGCGGCGCAAAGCGGCAGGAGAAGGGCGGCTGCGAGCAACAAAAGAAGCGATTTGAAACCTTTGCGGGTCATGGTGCAAAACCTCCTTGTTTGGATGAAAACCTTCGTGCGGTGTCCACTAGCTCCTCTCCCTGGAGGGGGAGGTTGGGAGGGGGGGCACAGCGCGACTTTCCCCCTCCCCGTCCCTCCCCCTCCGGGGGAGGGGGCCCTGTTGGACGACGTACTCTACTCGTACTCTATCGCCTCGGTCACCTTGACCCCGGCCGCTTGTCGGGCGGGGATCCCTGCGGCCAGGAAAGACACCACGGGAAGGGCGACCAAGAGCTGCCCCAGCACCTCCCACGGGTAGTGGTGCGGCATGGCCCACCCGGTGAATGCCTTGGCTACCGGCCCCTCCATGAACGATGCGAACAGGTTGCCCGCGGGAAGCGCGAGCATGAGCCCCACCAGGGCGAGCACCAGTGCCTCCAGCACCACGCTCCTCGCGATCTGCCCGGGGAGTGCCCCAAGCGCCTTCAGGATCCCGATTTCCCGGGTGCGCTCGGCCACCGAGATGAGCAGCGAGGTGACGATGCCGAGGAAGGCGACCCCGAGCGCCAGCAACACGGTGATGCGCATGACGGCGTAGAAGGCGTCGATGGCCTTGCCGATCTCGTCCTTGAACTCGCGCTGGGTGGAGATGAGCGCGGGATAGCGGCCGGAGAGCTTGGCGCGGATGGCATCGCGCACCCTGCCGGGGTCCGTCCCCGGCGTCACCGAGACGTCGTAGATGTCGACCCGGTCGTCCTGCCAGTGCCTGAGAAAGACCTTGCGGTCCAGGAACACGGCCCCCTGGTCGGAGGAGTAGTCGCGGATGACGGCGGCGATGGGAAACTCCACCATGCCGCCCGGCGTGTTGAGCGGCACCTTGTCGCCCACGCTGAGGCCGAAGCGGTCGTGGAAATTCTCGGTGACGGCGCACATCTCCTTGTTTATGAGTCCCTCCCGCATGGCATCGCGATTGCCCTGGGCGAAGTCGTAGCGCACCCGCTGCATGAGGGTGTCCATCTCCACCGAGCCGACCAGGATCTGCCTGCCGTGAAACTGCGGCCTGATGGCGCGGTAGCTCTCCACTGTGCGCACGCCGGGGAGCGCCAGGATCTCGCCTTTCACCGCGCCGGGGTAGAGGAAGTCGGGACGCGAGAAGTTGGCAGAGGCGCGCACGAAGAGATCGCAGGTGAGGATGTCGTCCATCCAGCGTACGATGGTGAGCCGGGTGGAACCCATGTACCCCCCCAGCCCCAGCACGAAGGTGAGGGAAAGGGCCATGGCCATGATGGTGCCGGCACTGCGGCGCGGATTGCCCAGGAGCGAATCCGACGAGAGCGGCCCGGCGGAGGGGAAAAGGCGGGTGAGCAGCGGGCCGAGTGCGACCAGGACGGCGCGGGAGAGCGGGCCGATCAGGAGCACGAGGCCGATGCCGCCCAAAAGGAGCACCGACAGTACCAGGCCGTTCCCCTTGACCACGTTGCTGAGCGCGAGCCCCACTGCGCCGGCCACCAGGGCGGCCCCGGCGGCGATGCGCGACGCCACCCGACGCTGCACCTTGGCCTGGAAGGATCCTTTGGCGAAGGCCTCGGTAGGGGAGATGCGCGAGGCGGAGAGGGCCGGTCCCCAGGCCCCCACCAGCGAGGCGACCAAGCCGAGCAGCATGGACTGCAGCACGATGGCCGGGGTGAGGTGCACGACGCCCGAGCCGGAGATGCCGTACACCATCTCGGTGCTCTGCCCCATGCTCACCAGGAGCGCCTGCGAGAAGGCGGTGCCGGCCAGGCAGCCGAGCGCGCCGCCGAGGAGGCCGATGATGAGGGCTTCGGCCAGGAACAGGACCTGCACCTGGCGCGGCGTGGCGCCGAGGGCGCGCAGCGTGCCGATGTCGCGGCGACGACGGTTCACCGACACGTTGAAGGCGTTGAAGATGAGGAAGATGCCGATGGAGAGGGCGAAGGCGCTGGAGACGTTGAACCCGGCGGTGAAGTTGGCCACCAGCCGCTCCATCTGTTCGCCGCGCCTGGCTGGGGTCTCCACGCGGTAGGCCGGGCCGAGCGCCTTTTGCAGCATCTCGGTCCCCTGGGCGACCGTGACGCCGTCCTGAAGCCGCACGTCGATGCGGTCGAAGCGCCGCCCGCGGCCGAAGAGTTCCTGCGCGGCATAGACGTCCACCACCATCAGGTTGCCGCCGAAGGCCTGGGCGAAGCCCTTGGGGCTCATCAGGCCGCGCGCGGTCACCTTTCTGACGCCGCTGGGGACCTTGACGGCAAGCGAGGTGCCGGTAGTAAGCCCGGCGCGCTTGGCGAACTCGCGGGTGAAGAGGGCGGAGTCGGGCTGGGCCAGGAAGAGCAGCGGGTCGTCGAGGTCGGCGTCGTCACCTTCGAAGCCGTAGTCGCGCATCTCCCGGTCCCCCAGCAGATCGACGCCGATCACCATCAGGCTCCCCAGTTCCCCCTTTTCCGGGACCACGATCTGCTCGATGACCGGGGAGGTAGCCCTGATGCCGGGCATGTTCCTGAGCCGCTCCTGCAGCGCTTCCGGGACGCCCCCCTCCATGGTCACCTGGAGCTGCGCCTTGCCGGCGACGCGGTCCACCGTCGAGCCGATGCCGACTACCAGTGCGTCCTGCGCCGTTTTGATGGAGCTGAAGGTGGTGACGCCGACCACCACCCCCAAGAGGGTGAGGATGGTCTTGGCCAGGTGGCGCCGGGCGTAGGAGAGGGAGAGGTGCCGCAGCAGGAACCTCATCTGTCACCTCCCGGTGCGGCACCGTCGTCCTCGACCAGGCCGTCCCTGAGACGAATGAGGCGGTCGCAGGCGGAGGCTGCCTCGCGGTCATGGGTCACCATGACGATGGTGGTGCCGCGCCGGCCGTGGATGGAGCGGAGCAGGGCAAGGATCTCCTTGCCGCGGGCGCTGTCGAGGTTGCCGGTCGGTTCGTCGGCCAGAAGCAGCGGCGCGTCGGTGACCAGGGCGCGTGCGATGGCGACGCGCTGGCGCTCGCCCCCGGAGAGCTCGTCGGGGAGGTGGTCGGCGCGGTGTTCCAGTCCCACCTCGGCCAGCACCCGCTCCACGCGGGCCTCAGCCTCCTTGGCGGGGATCCCGGCAAGCCGCAGCGGCAGCGCCACGTTCTGCCTGACCCGCAGCGTGGGCATCAGGTGGTAGGCCTGGAAGATGTAGGAAACGTGGGCGCGCCGGAACAGGGACCGCTCCTTCTCGCCTTGCCGGGCCAGGTCGGTCCCCGCCACCAGCACCTGGCCGGAACTGGGCACGTCCAGCCCCCCCATCAGGTTCAGCAGCGTCGACTTGCCCGAGCCCGACGGCCCCATGATGGCCACCATCTCTCCGGCGGCGATGGAAAGGGTAATGCCGGCGAGGGCCGTGACCGTCGATTTGCCGTCGTATGATTTCACCACGTCTCTAAGTTGCAGCACGGTTGGTTCCTCCTTGAGGAAAATTATGTTCACAGGCAGCTCCTCCCCCTGAGGTTGGGAGGGGGGGACTCGTTGGAAGCCTGCTTGAAAAGGCCGCTACCTTCCCCCTCCCTGGCCCTCCCCCTCCGGGGGAGGGGACGCTTCATTTCGGGATGTCATCGTGCTCTCTTCGCCGCCCCTCCCGCTCTCCCGCCGATAAATCTCCTGGAAATCGCAGCGCCCCTTGAGCCGATAGACGACGCCCCGCGCCCCCAGGATGAAGCGGGTGGTCCAGATGTGCACCGGCATGCCGCGCATGAACCCCTTGCGGGTCACCTCGATCATGGCATCCATGCCACGCCGGAAGAAATCCTCATCGCCGAAATCGAAGATCCCGTCGCTGAGCCACGGCTCCAGTTGCCAGCGGATCACCCTGCCGATCAACTCCAGCCGTTCCCGTCCCATCTGCTCAGCCGAATCGTAGAGGGATGCCTTGACGACCAGGCGCTCCATCTCCTCCTCGTCCCGGCGCAGCAGCGCATCTTCCACCTCGACCTGCATCTGCCACTCTTCCTCGCTCAACTGCCGGGTGCAGCCGAAGTCGACCAGTCCCAGCCGCCCGTCGGGCATGAAGATGTAGTTGCCGGGATTGGGGTCGGCGAGGAGCCAGTGGGTGCGGTACAGCATGCGCATGGTGGCGACGGTCATCAGGTAGGTATAGCGGTCGCGCATTTCCTGGGACGGCGCGCTGTCGAGGAACTCCTCCAGATGCACCCCTTCGAGGTGTTCTGTGGTCAGGACCCGGCGCGTGGAATAGTCGTGGTAGACGCGGGGGATGACGATCCCCTCGCCGGGGGTGAAGGAGTCGCGCACGGTCTGGGCGAAGCTTGCCTCGGCCAGGTAGTCGGTCTCGGCAAGGAGCACCCGTTCCACCTCGGCCAGCTTGGCCACGACGTTGCCCCAGTCCTCCCCCAGCCGCATCGGCTGCATGAGCAGGCGCAGGTTCTTCAGATCGGACTCGATGGTGCGGGCGATGCCGGGATACTGGATCTTCACCGCAACCAGTTCACCGGTGTGCAGCCGGGCACGGTGCACCTGACCCAGCGAAGCGGCGGCGAAGGCCTCCTTCCCAAAGCTCGCGAACAGTTCATGGGGCTCCTTGCCGAACTCGTCCAGGAAGACCTCGCGCACCATGGCGTAGTGCATGGGGGGAGCCTCGAAATGAAGCGCCGGTAAGAGGCGGGCGAACTCGTCGGGGAGGGCGTCCGGGAAGGTGGCCAGCATCTGCCCGAGCTTCATGACCGCACCGCGCAGGTAGCCCATGGTGCCCAGAAGCTCGAGCGCGGCTTTCAGGTGGGTCTCGCTTTTGAGCCGCTCCCGCTCCTCGGCATCGGCCCAGCGGCTGCGCAGCCAGTAGGCGAGGTAGGCGCAGGTGACCTTGGCCTGCAGCGACCCGAGGATCCAGAACCGGGAGAAGGAGGTGGTGGGGGGACGTTTGGCGGCGACGTTCTCCACCAGCTCGGCCAGACGCCTGCGTGCCGCCTCTTCCTGGCGAGGCATCAGGTCGAGCAGCGCTGCCCGTGCCTCGATTCCTCTCTTGCGCGTGGTCTCAGCGGACATGGTCGCCTCCCCTGTGCGCGCCGGAGATCATCTGCACGAAGGTGCGGATGGCGTAATCGATGAGGGCCCGGGAGGACTCCTGGTTGTCGGATTGGTCGCCGGTCCAGGAGGCGAGGATGCCGAGGTAGAGGGACCAGTAGATGGTGCCGGCGACGTCTTCGGGGGTAGTGACGAAGCCGTGGCGCAGCATGATCTGCCGCACGCACTCCAGGTGTTCCTGGCGCGCCGTCTCCCCTTCGGGGCAGACGCTCTTGCGCGGGAAAGGGCTCAAGGAGCGCTCCAGCACCGGCCCCAGGAAGGGGCGCAGGGGGCGCAGGCGGCGCAGTTCGGTGCCGATCAGCAGGAACAGTTCCTCCTCCAGCGATTCGCCGCCGTCCAGCCGGGTCAGGAATTCTTCCCGTCCCTGCGCCAGTGCCTCGTTCACCATGGTCATCGCCATGGTCTCCTTGCTGGGAAAGTAGTTGAACATGGTACCGGCGGCGACGCCGACGGCGAGCGCGATGTCCCGGGTGGTGGTCTGGTCGAAGCCGCGCGCGGCGAAGAGCTCGGCGGCCTTTTCAAGGATCCGGGCCCGGCACAGCTGTTTTGCCTGCTCGCTGATACGCATCGATTGCTCTCCCTGGAAAATGAACGCGCTCACTATAGCAGAAGCGCGGCGGCAGTCAATGCAAAAATGAGCATGTTCACAAAGGCGCAGTTGCAAACTCCCGGGGCGGCTGCTCCTCGCGTCCTCCCCCTCCCTTGACGGGAGGGGGGCGGGGGGTGGGTGAAGCCGTAAGAGTACGGCAATGATGGCACCTTCCCCCACCCCCTAACCCCCTCCCGCAAGGGGAAGGGGGACCGTTGGCGAAAAGGGGGACAGGGCAAAAGGGGGACAGGGGTAAAAGGGGGACAGGCACCTGCGGAGCCTGTCCCCTTTGCACGGAAGGAGACAGCGGGATGGGGTGAGCCAATGAGCCGAATATAATTGCGCCTTCGTTGTCTGTCATAGCCGCTGTGCTATGCTTTGTGAGTGAACCTGAAACGTGCCGCTGGATGTTGCAAGATACTTAAAAACAAGAAGATACGGAGCTTGATGTCCCCTCATACATAGGTGACTTATGGCCGAGTCAGGGAAGGTGCATTTAAGGCTGCAAGCTATGATCGCTATTGCCTTGGGTGGCATGCTCCTCTTCGAGATGGGAGAGGCCAACATCTACCATCAGACCAGCGCCAATCACATCCTTACCATGGCCGAATGCTTGGCCTGCCACTCCGAAGACTCCATCCGGCCCGTTTCAGTCTGTCTCCACGATCACTGCCTCTATACCAACGAGCACCCGGTACAGCGCAGGTACCCGCCTTCCGCCACAACAAGGGAGTTTGCCCCCGTCGCGGACATCCTGGCGGCGGGCTGCGTTCTGGAGGACGGGAAAATCACCTGCCTGTCCTGTCACAACCTGACCCGGCCGGCGCCGCACCTGATCAGGGATGGCGACGAGCTGTGCTATATCTGCCACAGGTACCTGAGATCCGGCTCCTGAGGGGTGATCCGGTTTGACTTTAGACGGCGGAGATGGTAACAAAAACTCTTCGCGAATTTCCTCCGCAGCCCCTGGGACATTGACTGATGCTCCGTCGCCTCCTTGCCTACATCAGTACCCTTCGTGTCAGACGCGTCATCTTCGTCGGCTGCACTCTGGCGTTCTCCGCCCTCCTTCTGCTGGTGCTGTTGGTGGCGTTCCTGCCCGCGCTCCTCTCCACCGACCCGGCGCAGTCCCTGCTGCGGCTGGGGATCTCCAAGGCCCTGAAAAAACCGGTTTCCTGGTCCGACCTTGACGTCTCCTGGTCCGACGGCATCGCACTCACCGGGTTGGTCCTGGGGGACGGGCCGCCGCCGCTTCTGCACGCTTCCCTGCAACACCTGAAACTCGAGCCGGGCCTGTCCCGCGACAAGGCGACCGGGCGCTGGTGCGTGAGCGTCGACCTCAAGGTCAGGAAGCTGGAAGCCGAGATCGTCCCCGGCCCTCCCAAGCCCCCCGAGGCAAAGCCGGTGCAGGATCCCCTCACCCGCATCGCTGAAGGGGTGCAGAAGTTCCAGTCCATGGAATGGCCGCTGCCGCTCGACCTGCGCCTTTCGATGGACGCAGCGCCCATGAAGATCCATTACGCCGACCCCGTCTCCAAGCGCGACGTGCTCCTGAGCGATTTCACCTTCGGGCTCGCCGTTCCTTCCCTGAGTCGGCTCCCGATCCGTACCTCCGTTTCCGGGAAGATCGCGCTGGACGAGGGGACACCGCACCCCGTGAGCGTGAGCGCCGAGGTTGCCGACCTGGTCACCGCGGCCTATCGCATCAAACCGGCGGCAGCGTCCCTGGCAGCCCGGGCGGCTCTTCCGGGACTTGTGTTCAGTGCCGGCGGCGGGGTGACCCGCCCCGAGGGACTCAAGGCAAATCTGGCCCTTTCCCTCCCCGAGTTGGTCCGCCTCGCGGCACCCTTTGCGAAGAAGCCCCTCCCTGACCTTGGCGGGAAGCTGGCGCTCGATCTGAAAGCGCAGACCGACCGGGCCGGGGACCTGCGGCTGGCGCTTGCCCTGGACGGCGACCGGCTGGCGGTGAGCCGCATCCCCGGCAAAAAGGGAGGGCTCGCGCCCCTGGACCTGCACCTGCGCCAGAAGCTGGTCAGCAACCACCAGCGCCGGCAGGTCTCTTTCGACGAGGGGAGCCTGGTGAGTCCCGGGCTGGTCGCTGCTTCATGGCATGCCCTGGTTGATCGCCCCACCGATAAGTCGCG
It encodes the following:
- a CDS encoding outer membrane lipoprotein-sorting protein → MTRKGFKSLLLLLAAALLLPLCAAPALAALDARALLKESESRHRTKTQQYSGDLTVVNKEGKVRKKGWNSYRQGYAGDSKNLIRFTDPPEVKGVGFLSLPRPGSDNPDQWLYLPSMKRERRIAPQDRDASFVGTDFNYEDMEEFDHEKYKVALQGEETLDGQPCWVITAIPLEKGGKSIYQKRILYLRKDILYLVREDLIRKGDKEPAKRLILSDIKNVEGHYVAARMEMTDLKKGSHTTVTLKQISFNRPQPASRFTLQNLTREGGD
- a CDS encoding ABC transporter permease; this encodes MRFLLRHLSLSYARRHLAKTILTLLGVVVGVTTFSSIKTAQDALVVGIGSTVDRVAGKAQLQVTMEGGVPEALQERLRNMPGIRATSPVIEQIVVPEKGELGSLMVIGVDLLGDREMRDYGFEGDDADLDDPLLFLAQPDSALFTREFAKRAGLTTGTSLAVKVPSGVRKVTARGLMSPKGFAQAFGGNLMVVDVYAAQELFGRGRRFDRIDVRLQDGVTVAQGTEMLQKALGPAYRVETPARRGEQMERLVANFTAGFNVSSAFALSIGIFLIFNAFNVSVNRRRRDIGTLRALGATPRQVQVLFLAEALIIGLLGGALGCLAGTAFSQALLVSMGQSTEMVYGISGSGVVHLTPAIVLQSMLLGLVASLVGAWGPALSASRISPTEAFAKGSFQAKVQRRVASRIAAGAALVAGAVGLALSNVVKGNGLVLSVLLLGGIGLVLLIGPLSRAVLVALGPLLTRLFPSAGPLSSDSLLGNPRRSAGTIMAMALSLTFVLGLGGYMGSTRLTIVRWMDDILTCDLFVRASANFSRPDFLYPGAVKGEILALPGVRTVESYRAIRPQFHGRQILVGSVEMDTLMQRVRYDFAQGNRDAMREGLINKEMCAVTENFHDRFGLSVGDKVPLNTPGGMVEFPIAAVIRDYSSDQGAVFLDRKVFLRHWQDDRVDIYDVSVTPGTDPGRVRDAIRAKLSGRYPALISTQREFKDEIGKAIDAFYAVMRITVLLALGVAFLGIVTSLLISVAERTREIGILKALGALPGQIARSVVLEALVLALVGLMLALPAGNLFASFMEGPVAKAFTGWAMPHHYPWEVLGQLLVALPVVSFLAAGIPARQAAGVKVTEAIEYE
- a CDS encoding ABC transporter ATP-binding protein yields the protein MLQLRDVVKSYDGKSTVTALAGITLSIAAGEMVAIMGPSGSGKSTLLNLMGGLDVPSSGQVLVAGTDLARQGEKERSLFRRAHVSYIFQAYHLMPTLRVRQNVALPLRLAGIPAKEAEARVERVLAEVGLEHRADHLPDELSGGERQRVAIARALVTDAPLLLADEPTGNLDSARGKEILALLRSIHGRRGTTIVMVTHDREAASACDRLIRLRDGLVEDDGAAPGGDR
- a CDS encoding ABC1 kinase family protein produces the protein MSAETTRKRGIEARAALLDLMPRQEEAARRRLAELVENVAAKRPPTTSFSRFWILGSLQAKVTCAYLAYWLRSRWADAEERERLKSETHLKAALELLGTMGYLRGAVMKLGQMLATFPDALPDEFARLLPALHFEAPPMHYAMVREVFLDEFGKEPHELFASFGKEAFAAASLGQVHRARLHTGELVAVKIQYPGIARTIESDLKNLRLLMQPMRLGEDWGNVVAKLAEVERVLLAETDYLAEASFAQTVRDSFTPGEGIVIPRVYHDYSTRRVLTTEHLEGVHLEEFLDSAPSQEMRDRYTYLMTVATMRMLYRTHWLLADPNPGNYIFMPDGRLGLVDFGCTRQLSEEEWQMQVEVEDALLRRDEEEMERLVVKASLYDSAEQMGRERLELIGRVIRWQLEPWLSDGIFDFGDEDFFRRGMDAMIEVTRKGFMRGMPVHIWTTRFILGARGVVYRLKGRCDFQEIYRRESGRGGEESTMTSRNEASPPPEGEGQGGGR
- a CDS encoding TetR/AcrR family transcriptional regulator is translated as MRISEQAKQLCRARILEKAAELFAARGFDQTTTRDIALAVGVAAGTMFNYFPSKETMAMTMVNEALAQGREEFLTRLDGGESLEEELFLLIGTELRRLRPLRPFLGPVLERSLSPFPRKSVCPEGETARQEHLECVRQIMLRHGFVTTPEDVAGTIYWSLYLGILASWTGDQSDNQESSRALIDYAIRTFVQMISGAHRGGDHVR
- a CDS encoding cytochrome c3 family protein, giving the protein MIAIALGGMLLFEMGEANIYHQTSANHILTMAECLACHSEDSIRPVSVCLHDHCLYTNEHPVQRRYPPSATTREFAPVADILAAGCVLEDGKITCLSCHNLTRPAPHLIRDGDELCYICHRYLRSGS